ATGAAAGTGCCGCTGGAGCCATAGGCGAACGCGTCGCCCGTGCACTGTGTTTCCGGGGGGTTAATGTTGTCCAGATAATAGGTGAGGGCGTTCAGGCTGGGCAGGTCTGTGGTGAAACTGTACAGCATGGCCAGGGAACCCTGCGGCCCCTTCACCAGTTCCCACTGGATTCTGCCGGGCGCGACAGTGTCGGGAACGCCGTCAATGACGACGCCTGACGGGGCGTTGTTGTTGTGGTAGGTCATTCCCGCAGCGGCGGGGCTGTAGTCGAAGAAATCCATGATGGCGGGAATGCTGTGGACCCGCAGATGGGTCGTGATGTCCTCTCGCTGGGCGTAATAATGATGCGTCCGCTGGGTACGCGGCCCGCTGTTTGCGCCGACATAGCCGCGGATGGCGCGGACGGGCCCGTTCTTGTTGATGATGAAGGCGCCCTCTGCCGCGGAAAAAGTGTTCTCCGACCTGCCGCAGTATCCGGGCGCGAAGAGGTTCTTGTGCCGGTCGAGGATGTCAACACCGGTCGCCCCGCCCGCATAGATGTTCAACCCGTCGCATTTCCACCGGTCACTAAAATGCCGCCGGTAGTAATCCGTGGTGACGGTGGTGTTCTCGGGGTTCGGCCCCTTCGCCAGTTTGTAGGTGCTTTTGTAGTCGCCGGAAAGCAGCCCGAAATTGTAGTCCACATAGAAGACCCCGGCGGAGGGGTCGAGGGTGCCGTTCCGAACGAACAGATAGACATGACCCGGCGCGCCGCCCAGCGGGTCTGTGAGGGTGATTTCGATACAGGGCTCCAGCCGCGCCCCTGCGGGCGGCCTGAAATAGGACGGGCATTTCCCGCCGGAGTCCGCCGCCATGAACACGATCTCGTCGTCGGCGTCCAGCAATGGGTTGGGGTCCGGCCCGGTGAACGTGCCCGAATCCACATAGTCCAGCCGGGACAGATTGCCGTAGGTCCTGTTTCCGTTGTAGACGCTGGTGAAGTTAATCACCGCGCGCTCATCCACCTGCACGGGGATTTGCTCCCAGTCGCCGGACCAGCGGAACGCGACCAGTTCCCCCGGGGCGATTCCCGGCAACTCGGGGAGGTCGGCCCCCGTCAGGATGACCGGGTCCATGGGACGGCTCAGGGCCTGCGCGGGCGCGCCCGTGAACAGCATGATAATTGCGGCGGCCACAACGTATGGAAAGCGGGGTCTGAGCATGACGATACTTCCAATCTTGCCCGGTCCTGTGCGGGCGCACCGTCCAATCAGTGATTGTTGATGTCCCGCGAGGGTGGGGAATACAAAAGACTCCCTTGTGGCTGTAAAACACCGTCCCCGCGGATTGGTTCCCGCACGGCGATGCCGGGGGTTATTTCAGACCGAGCACGTCCTGCATGTCGTAAAGGCCGGGTTTTGCCTTCACGGCGAAGCGCGCCGCCACCAGGGCGCCCCGCGCGAAATTGTCCCGGTTGTGCGCCTTGTGGACCAGTTCCACGCGCTCGCCCTGGCCGATGAAGGAGACCGTGTGCTCGCCGACCACGTCCCCGCCGCGGACGGCGTGCATGCCGATTTCGCGTTTGGGCCGCGCGCCGACCATTCCCTCGCGCCCGTGCGCGGCGTCCTTGGCGTAGTCCCACCCCAGGGCCTCCGCGGCGCGCTCGGCCAGGCGCACCGCCGTGCCGCTGGGGCTGTCCTTTTTCTGGTTGTGGTGCGTCTCCACAATCTCGATGTTGTAGTCGGGGCCGAGGACTGCGGCCACCTCGGCGGTGAGCTTGAAGAGGAGGTTCACCCCCACGCTCATGTTGGGCGCGTACACCACCGGCGCCTTCACGGAAAGCCGCCGGAGTTTCTCCACCTGGGCCGCGTCCAGCCCGGTGGTGCCCACCACGGCGGGGACCCCCGCCTCGACGGCCCTGCGCGCGTTTTCCAGACTCACGGAGGCCCCGGTGAAGTCAATCATCACCTCGGACTTGGCGATTTCGGCGTCGGCGTCGCCGCCCACCGTGATCCGGACCACCTTCCCCGACTCCAGCCCGGCGGTGATTTCCATGCCCGCGTTTTCCGGCGCGTCGAAGGCGCCGGCTATCTGAATGTCGTCCGCCGCCGCCGCCATCTCCAGAATACGGCGTCCCATCCGCCCGCAGGCGCCCGCCATGCAAATCCGCATTTTCCTGTCTCCGTGGGTTGTCATGTCGAAATGTTGGGGTTGAATTTTGGTAACTGCCGTGCAGGCAGTCAAGCAGACGCAAGACCTTGAGCCATTCTTCTTTCCGGGAAAGGGACCTGTCTAAAACCTTGTTCCAGCGCCAAAGTCACACCCTGCAACAAGAAACCCAACCCAAAGCCGTCATTCCCGCGAAAGCGGGAATCCAGCGCCATCAAAAGGGTTGCGCCAACTTGTCCCCGATGGATTCCCGCTTTCGCGGGAATGACGGCGGACTTGTCGCACATGGTGGTTTTGACCATGCGCACATGGTGGCTTCAACTGCCTGCATCAGCCGGACTGCAACGCCAGCGGGGAAAGTATAGCCTACTCGAATGCCCTATGGCATTCCTTTCCCGTTCAGTCCGGCGGGCCGCCGCCGCGTTGGCGGCGTATTTCATAGAGTAATACCGCCGCCGCCGCCGCGACGTTCAGCGAGCCGATGGCGCCGAACATGGGGATGCGGACCCGCGCCGCGCAGCGCGCCATGAGTTCCGGCGAAATCCCCCGGCCCTCGTTTCCCAGCACCAGCGCCGTGGGGCCGCAAAAATCCGGACCGGCGCAGCCGACCCCGCTTTTTTCATCCGCCGCCGCCACCAGGACGCCGCGCGAGGCCAGTTCGGCGGCCACTGCGGGGAGGTCGTCCACTTCGGCCACGGGAATCCGGTTGATTGCGCCCGAGGAGGCGCGGGCGACCAGGCTGTTCACGCAGGCCTGGTTTGTTTTCCCCACAATCACCGCCCAGACCCCCATGGCCTCGGCGGAGCGCAGGATGGCGCCGAAATTGAAAGTGTCCTGGACGGCGTCCAGCATCAGGTACAGCGGGGCGTCCCCGGCGGGCCGTTTTACGCCGTCCCCGCCTGACAGCGCCTCCTCAAGCGGCGTGTAGGGAAACGGCCCCATGCGCGCCAGGTATCCCTGGTGCTCGTGTGTGTGCGCCAGCTCAAACAGGCGGCGGTCGGGCACCACTTCGCAGAGCGCCCCCTGGGCCTCGCCCAGCGCGCGCGCGCGCCCGAGGGCGTCCTCCGGCAGCGTCCCGTCCAGGTAGAGCTCGACCACGGGCCAATGGGCGGCCTCAAGAGCCTCCATCACGGCGTGCCGACCCCAAAGCCAGCCGCGCTGGTGGCCTCCCGCGAAACGTTGCTTCTTGGTGTTCCGGTCTCGGGGCATGGTGTGCTTTTTCTCCAGTTCGGAAATGGATGGATATGGGATAAGGGTCTGGCTGGAAGTGCTTATGGTTAAATGTCTTATTCCCCCTTTGAAGGGGGTGGTGCTTTAGCGCCGGGGGATGTTCTTTTTGCGACCAGCGCGTTCCTTAGGGCAAAGAAAACATCCCCCGGCCCTAAAGGGCCACCCCCCTCAAGGGGGGAATGGGACCAGCCTCTTCTCTGCCCCTAGACCTTTGGACCGGCCTCTTCTCCGCCCTGCAGACCCAAAATCATTTATCAGCCGCTCAATCCTTCCAGGGGGAGCGCCTCGTCCACCAGCATGACCGGGATGTCCTCCCGGATGGGGTAAAACCATGCCCGGTCTTCCCGGACCAGTCCCCCGTCCACCGGCTCGGTGACCGCCTCCCCGCCGCGGTTTTTCAATGTGCCCGACGCAATGGCCCCGTTGACGCGCGCCACCAGCGCGTCATCCGCGATGGAGACGGGCGTGTGGTTCTCGGGGCAGACAAGGATTTCCAGTAGTTCCTGACTAATCATGACGTTTCCTTTGCTGTTTGCCAGTTACGCTTTGGCCGATTGGCGCATGCGGTCAATCCTTGCTCTTGCACCCAATCCACAAACGAATCTGGTGTTCCATGCTCCGCCACCTCTTCTCTGGCGGCGCATGGCCCTTGCCGGTCCGTGTCCATTCAACGTCGTCAAACGCTCCCTCCACTGAAACAAGAGTAGTGCAAGATGAAGAGCAAGAGCAAGAATAAATGCGAATATCCCCGCGCAACCGGCCAAACAGTCACATTTTCTGCCTATGCGGGGGTGATTTTGCCCAGCACGACCCGCCCGCTGGCGCCGGTCACCTGGGGCACGTTTGCCGGGGTGCCGCAGAGGGTCTCGTTGCCCAGAATGGCGAAGGCGATGGCCTCGCGGGCGTTGTAGGTGATGCCCACGCGGTCGCTGATGAAAATTTTCAGGTCCGGAAGCGCCCGGCGCAGGCCGAGCATCAGGGCGTTGTTCATGGCGCCGCCCCCGCTGACAATCATGTGGGCGACGGAGTGTCTGGGCGCGACATGCCGCTTGTAGGCCTCGGCGATGCTCTGGACCACCGCCTCCGTGACGGTGGCCACCAGGTCCTCGTAGGAGGAATGGGGCCGCCTGCTGGCCAGGGCGTCGCGGAGATATATCTCGGCGCCGAAGCGCTCGCGTCCGGTGCTTTTGGGCGGGTCTTTGGAATAATAGCCGTCGCTCAGCAGATACCCGAGGAACTCGTCAATCACCTTGCCGCGCAGCGCCGCCTCGCCGTTTTCGTCAAACATGCGCGCGCCGCGCGACAGCAGCCGGACCGCGCCGTCAATGATCATGTTGCCGGGGCCGGTGTCGAAGGCCATGATGTCCTCGAACTCCGGGGTGACCACGGTGAGGTTGGCGATGCCGCCGATGTTCAGGCAGACCATGGTGCGGCCCTCGCGGCGGAACAGGAGCCAGTCGGCGTAGGGCACCAGCGGCGCGCCCTGGCCGCCCGCCGCCATGTCGCGCACGCGGAAGTCGGACACCACGGGGATGCCGGCGCGCTGTGCGACCACGGCGGCCTCCCCAATCTGCATGGTGCCGATTCTGTCGGAGCCGGCGCCGGGGGGGTAGTGCCCCACGGTGTGCCCGTGCATGGCGACATAATCCACGTGAATCTGCTCGTTCTCCGCGCCCTCCATCATGACCATCACGGCGTCGGCCATGCGCGCGCCCAGCTCGAAGTTGAGCAGGCACACCTCCTTCGCCGACATCTGCTCGGTTAGCAGCCGGTTGCGCAGTTCCGCGTCGTAGGGGAAGCTGCGGTGCGCGATCAGTTTCATCGCAAGGCCCGGCCCGCTGCCCTTGATGCGCACCAGCGCGGCGTCCACGCCGTCGCTGGAGGTTCCCGACATCAGGCCAATGCCAAAGCGCGCTGTTTTTCCACGAATTTCCTCGAGGTTCACGCTTAGAGCCTTTCCAGTTCAACCCCTGAAAAATACTGCCTCAAAATCGCCCCATGCGCCAGGCCGGCGGCGGCCATCGCCCGCGCGCCCTCCTGGCACATGCCCACGCCGTGCCCGCGCCCCCCGCCGGTGAAGGTGAAGGACTTGGGAAGACTGTTGACACCATCCGCAGTAATTATACACATCGCGCTGGGCAGTCCGCCAAATGCCTGGCGTATGGCCAGTTCCCGCTCGACGGTGACGGCGCCCTTCGTTCCCTCGATGACCACCCGCCGCAGTCGGCCGCCCGGTCCGCGCCCGCCGGGACGAATGGCTTTTATCTGCCCCACAGCATACTTCTTGTTGACAAGGGCGCTCAACTCGGCGGCGCTGAACACCTTTTTCCAACGGTATTCGCGATGGCTCGCGCACCAGGCCGGCGGGGCGCCGGACAGCCATTTGGCAAGCCCGTAAGCCTCGGGGCCCGCCTGGGCGGGACGTTTGGCGGCGGGATAGTCCGGCAGGGCGCGGAGCGCGCTGTTGGGCGGTCCGGACCATACGGTGTCGTTGTTTTCCGTCCAGCCGCCGCAGCAGGCGCTGAACACGGTGGTGGCCACTTTGCCGGACTGCGCCAGCACCTCCCCCGCCGTTTCGGCCACGGCCCGGTCGGTGCCCGGCGTGTGGCCGCCCAGACCGGCATAGGCGCGGCAGGTTTCCAGGGTGGTGAAGTCGAAGCCCTCGAGGAGGTACTTGCCCGCGCAGGCCGCCAGGATTTCACTGCGCGCCGCCACGGCCTGCGCCTTGAGCGCCTCGACGGGCCATGATGCGGGCATTTCCGCCGGAAGCACGCCGCGCAGATAGGTTTCCAGCGGCAGCGCCCCGTGCACCTCGATGCCGCCGTCGGGGCCAATGCGCAGGGCCAGCGGCGCGGCGCACAGGTGGTCCGCGCGGCGCTCTTTCCAGAAGCCGGTCTGCACGTCCGCAATCTCGACCGGCCCGGCGCAGCGCAGTTCCAGGGGCGCCTCCCCACGCCAGGCCACGCCGCCCTTCTCGTCTGTCACCCGGAATGCGGCCCGGCCCGGCGCGGTGGTTTCCGGGCGGCTCCACGCCCAGACCTGCTCCGCAGCCAGTTTCTTTTTCAGCGCCTCGGCTTCAGCCTCCGTGGCGCAGCGCGCCAGGGAGACCCAGCGCACCCGGTTGTCCAGCACGGCGCCCCCGGCGGTGGTGAAGCGCCTGCCGAAGGTGAGCGCCAGGGGGGAGTACCCTTTGGTGCGCCATTCGGCCATGTAGGCCTCCATTTCCTTTGCCTCCCCCGGCTGAAAGGTCTTGGGGAACACATGGAATTGCCGCCGCGCGGGCCGCACTTCCGAGGCGCTGACGCGCCAGACGCCGGGCGGCAGGGTCTTCTCGGCGCCGTCCGCCGCCACAAGGATCAGGGGCTGTTCCG
Above is a window of Candidatus Hydrogenedentota bacterium DNA encoding:
- a CDS encoding 4-hydroxy-tetrahydrodipicolinate reductase, with amino-acid sequence MRICMAGACGRMGRRILEMAAAADDIQIAGAFDAPENAGMEITAGLESGKVVRITVGGDADAEIAKSEVMIDFTGASVSLENARRAVEAGVPAVVGTTGLDAAQVEKLRRLSVKAPVVYAPNMSVGVNLLFKLTAEVAAVLGPDYNIEIVETHHNQKKDSPSGTAVRLAERAAEALGWDYAKDAAHGREGMVGARPKREIGMHAVRGGDVVGEHTVSFIGQGERVELVHKAHNRDNFARGALVAARFAVKAKPGLYDMQDVLGLK
- a CDS encoding RNA methyltransferase gives rise to the protein MPRDRNTKKQRFAGGHQRGWLWGRHAVMEALEAAHWPVVELYLDGTLPEDALGRARALGEAQGALCEVVPDRRLFELAHTHEHQGYLARMGPFPYTPLEEALSGGDGVKRPAGDAPLYLMLDAVQDTFNFGAILRSAEAMGVWAVIVGKTNQACVNSLVARASSGAINRIPVAEVDDLPAVAAELASRGVLVAAADEKSGVGCAGPDFCGPTALVLGNEGRGISPELMARCAARVRIPMFGAIGSLNVAAAAAVLLYEIRRQRGGGPPD
- a CDS encoding anhydro-N-acetylmuramic acid kinase; translated protein: MNLEEIRGKTARFGIGLMSGTSSDGVDAALVRIKGSGPGLAMKLIAHRSFPYDAELRNRLLTEQMSAKEVCLLNFELGARMADAVMVMMEGAENEQIHVDYVAMHGHTVGHYPPGAGSDRIGTMQIGEAAVVAQRAGIPVVSDFRVRDMAAGGQGAPLVPYADWLLFRREGRTMVCLNIGGIANLTVVTPEFEDIMAFDTGPGNMIIDGAVRLLSRGARMFDENGEAALRGKVIDEFLGYLLSDGYYSKDPPKSTGRERFGAEIYLRDALASRRPHSSYEDLVATVTEAVVQSIAEAYKRHVAPRHSVAHMIVSGGGAMNNALMLGLRRALPDLKIFISDRVGITYNAREAIAFAILGNETLCGTPANVPQVTGASGRVVLGKITPA
- a CDS encoding SpoIID/LytB domain-containing protein, with the protein product MTGTNAVLHILLICVWVAATARGMDPAATPPEDRPVDAAALQLRMRYAVMKDSAAFRAEQPLILVAADGAEKTLPPGVWRVSASEVRPARRQFHVFPKTFQPGEAKEMEAYMAEWRTKGYSPLALTFGRRFTTAGGAVLDNRVRWVSLARCATEAEAEALKKKLAAEQVWAWSRPETTAPGRAAFRVTDEKGGVAWRGEAPLELRCAGPVEIADVQTGFWKERRADHLCAAPLALRIGPDGGIEVHGALPLETYLRGVLPAEMPASWPVEALKAQAVAARSEILAACAGKYLLEGFDFTTLETCRAYAGLGGHTPGTDRAVAETAGEVLAQSGKVATTVFSACCGGWTENNDTVWSGPPNSALRALPDYPAAKRPAQAGPEAYGLAKWLSGAPPAWCASHREYRWKKVFSAAELSALVNKKYAVGQIKAIRPGGRGPGGRLRRVVIEGTKGAVTVERELAIRQAFGGLPSAMCIITADGVNSLPKSFTFTGGGRGHGVGMCQEGARAMAAAGLAHGAILRQYFSGVELERL